The genomic interval GCCGAGGCGGCCGAGGCCGCGCGCACCGCCGCCGCCGAGGACGCGGCGGCCCAGCTCGCGAAGGCGGCCAGGTCCGCCGAGGAGATCCTGACCAAGGCGTCCGAGGACGCGAAGGCGGCGACCCGGGCGGCGGGCGAGGAGGCCGAGCGCATCCGCCGCGAGGCCGAGGCCGAGGCGGACCGGCTGCGCGGCGAGGCGGCCGAGCAGGCCGACCAGCTCAAGGGCGCGGCCAAGGACGACACCAAGGAGTACCGGGCCAAGACGGTCGAGCTCCAGGAGGAGGCGCGCCGGCTGCGCGGCGAGGCCGAGCAGCTGCGCTCCGAGGCGGTCGCGGAGGGCGAGCGGATCCGGGGCGAGGCCCGCCGCGAGGCCCTTCAGCAGATCGAGGAGGGCGCGAAGACCGCCGAGGAGCTGCTCGCGAAGGCCAAGGCCGACGCGGAGGAGCTGCGCGGCACGGCGACCGCCGAGGGCGAGCGCGTACGGACCGAGGCCACGGAGCGGGCGGCCGCGCTGCGCAAGCAGGCGGAGGACGCGCTCGACCGGGCCCGCGCCGAGGCCGAGCAGCTGCGTACGGAGGCGGAGGAGCAGGCCGAGGCGGCGAGGACCGCCGCCGAGGAGGCGGCGGCCGCGCTGCGCGAGGAGACCGAGCTCGCCGTCGCGGCCCGGCAGTCGGAGGCGGCGGACGAGCTGACCCGGCTCAAGGGCGAGGCCGAGACCCGGCTCGCCGCGGCCGAGCAGGCGCTCGGCGAGGCGCGTACGGAGGCGGAGCGCATCCGCCGCGAGGCCGGTGAGGAGTCCGAGCGGCTGCGCGCGGAGTCCGCCGAGCGGCTGCGGACCCTCCAGGAGCAGGTGGAGGCCGAGGCCCAGCGGCTGCGCGACGAGGCCGCGGCGGACGCCTCGCAGTCGCGTGCCGAGGGCGAGGCCGTCGCCGTACGGCTGCGCACCGAGGCCGCCACCGAGGCGGAGCGGCTGCGGACCGAGGCGCAGGAGACCGCCGACCGGCTGCGGTCGGAGGCCGCGGCGGCGGCGGAGCGCGTGGGCACGGAGGCCGCCGAGGCGCTGGCCGCCGCCCAGGAGGAGGCGAACCGGCGCCGGCGCGAGGCCGAGGAGACGCTGGACGCGGCCCGCTCCGAGGCGAACCAGGAGCGGGAGCGCGCCCGGGAGCAGAGCGAGGAGTTGCTGGCCTCCGCGCGCAAGCGGGTCGAGGAGGCGCAGGCCGAGGCGCGGCGCCTGACCGGCGAGGCGGAGACCCGGGCGGCCGAGCTGGTCGCGGCGGCCGAGCAGACCGCCCAGCAGGTGCGGGACTCGGTCAGCGGGCTCCAGGAGCAGGCCGAGGCGGAGATCGCCGGGCTGCGCTCGACGGCGGAGCATGTCGCGGAGCGGACCAAGTCGGAGGCGCAGGAGGAGGCCGACCGGCTGCGGGCCGACGCGCACGCCGAGCGGGAGCGGGCGGGCGAGGACGCCTCGCGCATCCGCCAGGTGGCCAAGGAGGAGACGGACGCCGCGAAGGCGATGGCGGAGCGTACGGTCTCCGACGCGATCGCGGAGTCCGAGCGGCTGCGGGCGGACACCGCCGAGTACAGCCAGCGGATGCGCACCGAGGCGTCGGACGCCCTGGCCTCAGCCGAGCAGGACGCGGCGCGCAGCCGGGCGGAGGCCCGCGAGGACGCCAACCGGATGCGGAGCGAGGCGGCGGCCCAGGCCGACCTGCTGGTGTCCGAGGCGACCGCCGAGGCCGAGCGGCTGCGTACGGACGCGGAGCGCCAGGCGGCCCGGACCGTGGACGAGGCGGCGGGCGACGCGGAGCGGATGCGCGCGGAGGCTTCGGCCACCGTGGGCTCCGCCCAGGAGCACGCGGCGCGCACCCGGGAGGAGTCGGAGCGGCTGCGGGCGGACGCGGAGGCGGCGGCCGAGCAGATGCGGGCGGAGGCGCGCCAGGAGGCGGACCGGCTGCTCGACGAGGCGCGCGAGGCGGCGGCGAAGCGGCGGGCGGACGCGGCGGAGCAGGCGGACCAGCTCATCGCCAAGGCTCAGGAGGAGGCGCTGCGCGCCGCCACGGAGGCCGAGGAGCAGGCCGACGCGATGGTCGGGGCGGCGCGCAAGGAGGCCGTGCGGATCACCTCCGAGGCGACGGTCGAGGGCAATGGGCTGGTGGAGCGGGCCCGGACGGACGCGGACGAGCTGCTGGTCGGCGCGCGCCGGGACGCCACGCAGATCCGGGAGCGGGCCGAGGAGTTGAAGACCCGGGCGGAGACCGAGGTCCAGGAGCTGCACGACCGGGCGCGCCGGGAGACGGCCGAGCAGGTCAAGACGGTCGGCGAGCGCGTCGACAAGCTGATCAAGGCGGCCACCGAGCAGCGCGAGGAGGCCGCGGCGAAGTCCAAGGAGCTGCTGGCGGACGCGAATGCGGAGGCGAGCAAGGTCCGGATCGCCGCCGTGAAGCGGGCCGAGTCGCTGCTGAAGGAGGCCGAGCAGAAGAAGGCCAGCCTGGTGCGCGAGGCGGAGAAGCTGCGGGCGGACGCCGAGGCGGAGGCCAAGCGGATGGTGGACGAGGGCCGGCACGAGCTGGAGGTCCTGGTGCGCCGGCGCGAGGACATCAACACGGAGATCTCCCGTGTCCAGGACGTGCTGGAGGCGTTGGAGTCTTTCGAGACCCCCGCGGCGGGCGGTAAGGGCGGCGCGTCACCGGCCGCCGGCGTCAAGGCCGGGGCCGCGGCGGGCACTCGATCGAGTGGCAAGCAGTCCGATGGGTAGCCGACCGGCCGTCGTCCGTGGTTGCACATGGACCGTCAACCGTCCGAGTGGCAAGGGTTACGGGGGTCAGCCACTCAAAAGGGGTGTCATTCTCCAGATCAAACCGGCATCTGCTCGATGACACGCCGCCCCGGCCCCTAGGATTCCCTCTATCACCTCACCGGTCTCACTTCGACAGGAACCCCATGAGTGACCCTTCCTCCCCCTTCGGCTTCGAACTCGTGCGGCGTGGTTACGACCGCGGTCAGGTGGATGACCGCATTACCAAGCTCGTCGCCGACCGTGATAGTGCTCTCGCCCGCATCACATCGCTGGAAAAGCGCATCGAGGAGCTGCACCTCGAAACGCAGAACGCCCAGGCCCAGGTGAACGACGCGGAGCCGTCGTACGCGGGTCTCGGCGCGCGTGTGGAGAAGATCCTCCGGCTGGCCGAGGAGGAGGCGAAGGACCTGCGCGAGGAGGCCCGTCGCGCCGCCGAGCAGCACCGCGAGCTCGCCGAGTCCGCCGCCCAGCAGGTGCGCAACGACGCCGAGACCTTCGCCGCCGAGCGCAAGGCCAAGGCCGAGGACGACGGCGTCCGCATCGTCGACAAGGCCAAGGGTGAGGCCACCGCGCTGCGCGCCGACGCGCAGAAGGACGCGGCGCAGAAGCGCGAGGAGGCCGACGCCCTCTTCGAGGAGACCCGCGCCAAGGCCGCCCAGGCCGCCGCGGACTTCGAGACCAACCTCGCCAAGCGCCGCGACCAGTCGGAGCGCGACCTCGCGTCCCGCCAGGCCAAGGCCGAGAAGCGCCTCGCCGAGATCGAGCACCGCGCCGAGCAGCTCCGCCTGGAGGCGGAGAAGCTGCGCACCGACGCCGAGCGCCGGGCCCGTCAGACGGTGGAGACCGCGCAGCGCCAGTCCGAGGACATCGTGGCGGACGCCAACGCGAAGGCCGACCGCATCCGCAGCGAATCGGAGCGCGAGCTGGCGGCGCTGACCAACCGCCGCGACTCGATCAACGCGCAGCTGACCAACGTCCGCGAGATGCTGGCGACGCTGACCGGTGCCGCGGTGGCCGCCGCCGGCACCCCCGCCGACGAGGAGCCCGCCTCCCGAGGCGTCCCGGCCCAGCAGACCCGCTGATTCCGGTTGTCGTACCCGCGTGCCCGGTTCCGCCTTTGTGGTGGCGCCGGGCACGCGGGCGTTCTAGCGTGAACGCATGATCGAGCTCGATGGCCTCACGAAGAGGTACGGGAACAAGGTCGCCGTCGACCAGTTGTCGTGCGTGATCAAACCGGGAATGGTGACGGGTTTTCTGGGACCCAACGGGGCGGGCAAGTCCACCACGATGCGGATGATGCTCGATCTCGACAACCCGACCAGCGGTTCCGTGCGGATCGACGGCAAGCACTACCGCGAACTCGAAGAACCCTTGAAGTACATCGGCGCGCTCCTGGACGCCAAGGCGATGCACGGCGGGCGGAGCGCGTACAACAATCTGCTCTGCCTGGCGCAGAGCAACCGCATTCCCGAACAGCGGGTGGCGGAGGTGCTGGAGACCGTCGGCCTGACCGCGGTGGCCAGGAAGAAGTCCAAGGGTTTCTCGCTCGGCATGGGCCAGCGCCTGGGCATCGCGTCGGCGCTGCTCGGTGATCCCCGGATCCTGATGTTCGACGAGCCGGTGAACGGTCTCGACCCCGAGGGCATCCACTGGATCCGGAACCTGATGAAGACGCTCGCCTCGCAGGGCCGCACGATCTTCGTCTCCTCGCACCTGATGAGCGAGATGGCGCTGACCGCCGACCATCTGATCGTGATCGGCCAGGGCAGGCTGCTCGCCGACACGTCGATGGCCGACTTCATCCAGGAGAACTCGCGGAGTTACGTACGGCTGCGCTCGCCGCAGCAGGAGCGGCTGCGCGACGCGCTGCACCAGGAGGGGGTCGTCGCCGTCGAGGCGGACGGCGGCACGCTGGAGGTGGACGGCGCCACCACCGAGGACCTGGGCGAGCTGGCCGCCCGGCACGGGATCACGCTGCACGAGCTGAGCGCCCAGCGGGCGTCGCTGGAGGAGGCGTTCATGCAGATGACGGCGGGCGCGGTCGAGTACCACGCGCACTCGGAGCCGGGCGGCGGCGCACCGCCTCCGCCCGCGGGCGCGCAGTGGGGCGAGGGCTGGGTCCAGCGGCCCGGCGGCGGAGAGGGGGCGTGACGATGGCTTCGGTGCCCGCGGTCCTGACCTCCGAATGGACCAAGATCCGCACGGTCTCCTCCACCACCTGGACGCTGATCTCGGCGTTCCTGGTCACCGTGGCGATGGGCGCGGCCCTGTGCGCGGTGATGAACGCCCAGTTCGACGATCTCTCCGAGGCGGAGCGGCTGACCTTCGACCCGACGTTCGTCAGCTTCTCCGGGATGATCCTCGGCCAGCTGGCGATGGTGGTGTTCGGGGTGCTCGTCGTCGGTACGGAGTACAGCTCCGGCATGATCCGCACCTCGCTGGCGGCCGTGCCGCAGCGGGCGACGTTCCTGTTCAGCAAGATGCTGGTGGCCGGGGTCCTCGCGCTGGTGGTGGGGCTGGTCACCAGCTTCGTCACGTTCTTCCTCGGGCAGGCGCTGCTGGGCGACCACGGTACGGACATCGGCGCGGAGAACGTGCTGCGCGCGGTCGTCGGCGGCGGGCTCTACATGGGGCTCATCGCGCTGTTCTCCATGGGCGTGGCGGCGATGCTGCGCAGCTCCATGCTGTCGCTGGGCATCCTGATGCCGTTCTTCTTCCTGGTCTCGCAGATCCTGTCGGCGGTGCCGGGGGCCAAGAAGGTCGCCCAGTACTTCCCGGACCAGGCGGGCTCCAAGATCATGCAGGTGGTGCCGGACGCGATGAACAGCGATCCGGCGCCTTACGGGCCGTGGGCCGGGCTGCTGATCATGGTGGGCTGGGTGGCGGCCGCGGTGCTCGGCGGCTTCCTCGTACTCAAGAAGCGCGACGCCTGAGCGGGGGCGGCCCGGGACTCGCCCCCGTAACGGCTTGGGCGGAACCGTCAAGGCGCGGATATCCTCCTCACTCATACGGGGGCGTACGGCCGGACGGCGTGTGCCCCGACGACAGATAGTCGATGGGGCTGGAGCATGATCGAGGCAGTCGGCCTGACCAAGCGCTACGGCGCGAAGACGGCCGTGTACAACCTTTCCTTCCAGGTGCGGCCGGGTGCCGTCACCGGGTTCCTCGGTCCCAACGGGTCGGGCAAGTCGACCACCATGCGCATGATCCTCGGCCTGGACCGGCCGACGGCCGGCCGGGTCACCATCGGCGGCCACGAGTTCCGGAATCTGCCGAACGCGCCCCGCCAGGTGGGCGCCCTGCTCGACGCCAAGGCGGTGCACGGCGGGCGCAGCGCCCGCAACCACCTGCTCTCGCTCGCCCAGCTGGCCGGCATCCCGGAGGCCCGGGTGGACGAGGTGCTGGGGGTCGTCGGCCTCCAGGACGTGGCCCGAAAGCGCTCCAAGGGGTTCTCGCTCGGCATGGGCCAGCGCCTGGGCATCGCGGCGGCGCTCCTCGGCGACCCGCAGGTGCTGCTGTTCGACGAGCCGGTCAACGGCCTCGACCCGGAGGGCATCCTCTGGGTCCGCAATCTGATGAAGATGCTGGCGTCCGAGGGCCGCACGGTCTTCGTCTCCTCGCACCTGATGAGCGAGATGGCCCTCACCGCCGACCACCTGATCGTGATCGGGCGCGGCCAGCTGATGGCCGACATGAGCGTCAAGGACTTCATCTCGGCCAACTCGGCCGACTTCGCCCGGGTCCGCGTCCCGGACGAGACGCCGGAGCAGCGGGAGAAGCTGACGACCACGCTGACCGAGGCCGGCGGCCAGGTCCTCTCCGAGCCGGACGGCGCCCTGCGGGTCACCGGCCTTGCGCTCCCCCGGATCAGCGACCTGGCCCACGAGTCGGACGTCCGGCTGTGGGAGCTCTCGCCGCACCAGGCGTCGCTGGAGGAGGCGTACATGCGGATGACGCAGGGCGCCGTGGACTACCGCTCGACGGCCGACCAGCGGGCCCACCTCCAGCAGCAGCCCCCGCATCCCGGCTACGGGCCGCAGCCGGGGTACGCCCCGCCGCCCCAGCAGCCCGTGCCGGACGTGCCGCAGCAGGGCTGGTACGCCCCGCCGCCGCCCGGACAGAACCCGTACGCGGCCGCACCGGCCCAGGCGCCCGCGCCGGCCGCCGCCCCTCCCGCCCCGGCGGCGGTGCCCGCCGAGGCCCCGCCCCCGCAGACCTGACCAAGCGCGAGACCAGCGAGGACCCCCGATGACCACGCCGCCGGCGCCGCAGGCGCCGTACCAGCAGCCCGCGCCGCAGCAGGGGTACCAGCAGCCGCCGCAGGGCTTCTACACCTCGCCGATCCCGCTGCGTCCCGCGACGCTCGGGGACGCGATCGCCTCGGAGTGGACCAAGATCCGGTCCGTCCGCTCGACCATGTGGACGCTCGGCGTCATGACCGCGCTGCTGCTGGTCATCGGGGTGCTCACGGCGGTCGCCGTCTCCGCGTCCGACGCGCAGATGAACGACACCCCGGTGCTGAGCCTCGGCTTCTTCGGGGTGCTGCTCGGCACGATCTGCGTGATCACGCTCGGCGTGATGACGATCGCCTCGGAGTACGGCACCGGCATGATCCGTACGACGCTGACGGCCTGCCCGAGCCGGGGCCGGGTGCTCGGCGCCAAGGCGCTCGTGTTCTTCCTGCTGACCTTCGTCCTCACCACGGTCGTGACGTCGGTGGTCGCCCTGATCCAGTCGTCCATGCTGGACGCGGCGTCGCCGAGCGGCGAGGAGTGGCTGCGCGCCACGGTCGGCGTCGGGCTCTACGTGGCGACGCTGGGGCTGCTGGCGCTCGCGGTCGGCGCGCTGATCCGGCACTCGGCCGGGGCGATCACGCTGATGATCGGGCTGGTGCTGCTGCCGCTGGTGCTGGCGCTCTTCATGTTCGCCGACTCGCTGTCGACGCTCCGCGAGAAGATGCTGGAGTACTCGATCCCCAACCAGCTGAGCATCTTCTACGACAGCTCGGTCACGGAGTCCGGGCCGTCCGGCTGGGAGCCGCTGTGGATCATCCTCGTCGTGACGGCGATCGCCATGGGCGGGGCGTACCTCTCGATGAACCAGCGCGACGTCTGAAGCCTCAGTAGCGGGGCGCGTTCCGGGACCGCTGCACCTTCGTGGTGCGGCGGTCCTTCGCGTTCCAGCAGGCCTTGTGCCAGTGCCTTCGGTCGTCGACGCCGCCGTATTCGGACCAGGCCACCAGATGCGGGACCCCGGAGGGGATCTCCTGGTCGCAGCCGGGGCAGCGGTAGCGCTTGCCGGCCGCGCTCGCGCCGCTGACCGGGCGCACCGACCACTCCTCGCCCTGCCACTCCTCCGTACGCCCGCCCCCGCCGTACCGGTCCGCCGACTCGCTCGCACTGTCGTTGCGGCTCTCGCCGCCTCGGGGGCGGTTGCGGCGCGGGGACACGTTTCACCTCACGGAACGGGCTGGGCGGGACCCGTCCAGCGTAGGGCCATTCGGGCGGGGTACCCGCCTTTCGGGCTTCGCGGCGCGAGGGTTACCGGAAAATCGCAACAACTCCGCGCCGGACCGTGCCTTTGGCACTTGTCAGACGTTGATGCCAGTAGGGGAGAGCCGCGTCGGCCGCAAGGAGGCAATTGGCGATGCGCGTCGGAACGTTCGTACTGGCGGCCCAGTTTCCGGGCCAGGGACCGGGGGAAGCGCTGCACCGCGCGATCCGGTCCGCCGAGGTCGCCGAGGAGTCCGGGCTCGACTCGGTCTGGCTGGCCGAACACCACTTCGTGCCGTACGGGGTGTGCCCGTCCGCCGTCACCCTGGCCGCGCAGCTGCTCGGCCGGACCCGCCGCATCCGCGTCGGTACGGCGGTGAGCGTGCTGCCCACGCAGCATCCGGTGGCGCTCGGCGAGCAGGCGGCGCTGCTCCACCTGACCAGCGGGGGCAGATTCAGCCTCGGGGTCGGCCGGGGCGGTCCCTGGGTGGACCTGGAGGTGTTCGGCGGCGGCCTGGAGGCTTACGAGAAGGGGTTCCCGGAGTCCCTGGGGCTGCTGCTCGACTGGCTGCGCGAGCCGCGCGTGGCGGGCCGGGGCGAGCGGTACGCCTTCCGCGAGGTCGCGGTCGTCCCCCGGGCCGACGAGCTGATCGGCGCGGAGGAGGCGGACGGGGCCGGGCCCGAGGTGATCGTGGCGTGCACCTCGCGCACGACCGTGGAGCTCGCCGCCGACCGGGGCCTGCCGATGCTGCTCGGCATGCACTGCGGGGACGAGGAGAAGGCGGAGATGGTGGCGCTCTGGCGGTCCCGGGCGCTGGCGGCCGGGACCGCGCCGGAGAAGGTGCGCGGGGCGGGGCATGTCTCGGCCGGGGTGGCCCAGATCGCCGACCGCACCGAGGACGCCGTGGAGACGCTGGTGAAGGCGATGCCGGGCTGGCTGCGCCAGGGGCTCGGCGCGCATGTCACCGTCGACGGCCGGCACCGCGTCATGCGGGACCCCGTCGGGTACGCGGAGCTGCTGTGCGGCCTTCATCCGGTGGGCACGCCGGAGCTGGCGGCCGAGCGCCTCGCGGTCACCGCCGAGCGCACGGGCATCACCCGCTTCGCGCTCCTGGTGGAGGGTTCCGGAGATCTCGTCGCCACGGAAGAGAACGTAGCGCGGCTGGGCACGGAGGTACGGCCACTCCTCGAATGACCCCCGCGCACGGACGCAAGGGTGTACGGCGGTGTGCTTACGGAGCCGCCGCCCCGGACCAGTTGCACCTCCCGCGGCCCGGAACGGCGACGGAAGCGTTCAGCAGTCCCGTAGTTCGGGCGACTGGTTGAGCAACTGGCCCCTCACCGAAGTGAACTTGGCCAGTCGGTCGTCGACCGAGGCGTCCAGCGGGAACACCGCGACGCGGTGGCAGTTCTGGAATGCGAGACGCACTCCGAAGTGCCGCTGCAGCGCGCCGCGTATCGCATCACTCGCGAGCGCACGCAGCAGCTGACCACGGGCCTGCTCGTTGGGCGGCGGCGTCTGGTTGTCGGCGAACTCCCCGCCGTCGACCTTCAGCTGAGCCACCAACGAGCTGATCATCTCCCATGCGTAGGGCAGGGAGGTCCGGACGCAGTCGACGAAGTCGGCTTCGTCGACCTCGCCTCGCTCGGCCTGTTCCAACAGAGCCGGTGAGACGTCGAGCGACATGGGTTCTCCTCTCGCGGCCCCGGCGGATTACCGGAGCCTTACGGGCAGGGAAGAAGGCCGACGACGACGCAGCGTGCACGCACGGCGACCTCCCGCTTCCACGGTAAGGGCGCAGTCCGGGCCGCACCAGGAGATTGGGAACACAACCGGCCAATAACGAAGGGGTTCAAAGAGGGGCAAGACAGAAAGCGTCAACTCCGGAAGGGACGGGAGTGACGGATGGGTGAATCGCGTCGGGCCCCCGACGTCGAGTAGCGTTGCCGACCATGCGTCTCGTCATCGCCCGCTGCTCCGTGGATTACGCGGGCCGGCTCACGGCCCACCTGCCCTCCGCTCCCCGCCTCATCCTGGTGAAGGCGGACGGGAGCGTGTCGATTCACGCCGACGACAGGGCGTACAAACCGCTCAACTGGATGTCGCCGCCCTGCACCCTGAAGGAGGGCAGCGGGGACGCCGAGGGCGTCTGGACCGTGGTGAACAAGGCGGGCGAAAAACTGATCATCACGATGGAGGAAATCCTCCACGACTCGAGCCATGAACTGGGCGTCGACCCGGGGCTGATCAAGGACGGCGTCGAGGCACACCTCCAGGAGCTGCTGGCGGACCGCATCGAGACCCTG from Streptomyces drozdowiczii carries:
- a CDS encoding ATP-binding cassette domain-containing protein; its protein translation is MIELDGLTKRYGNKVAVDQLSCVIKPGMVTGFLGPNGAGKSTTMRMMLDLDNPTSGSVRIDGKHYRELEEPLKYIGALLDAKAMHGGRSAYNNLLCLAQSNRIPEQRVAEVLETVGLTAVARKKSKGFSLGMGQRLGIASALLGDPRILMFDEPVNGLDPEGIHWIRNLMKTLASQGRTIFVSSHLMSEMALTADHLIVIGQGRLLADTSMADFIQENSRSYVRLRSPQQERLRDALHQEGVVAVEADGGTLEVDGATTEDLGELAARHGITLHELSAQRASLEEAFMQMTAGAVEYHAHSEPGGGAPPPPAGAQWGEGWVQRPGGGEGA
- a CDS encoding LLM class flavin-dependent oxidoreductase; translated protein: MRVGTFVLAAQFPGQGPGEALHRAIRSAEVAEESGLDSVWLAEHHFVPYGVCPSAVTLAAQLLGRTRRIRVGTAVSVLPTQHPVALGEQAALLHLTSGGRFSLGVGRGGPWVDLEVFGGGLEAYEKGFPESLGLLLDWLREPRVAGRGERYAFREVAVVPRADELIGAEEADGAGPEVIVACTSRTTVELAADRGLPMLLGMHCGDEEKAEMVALWRSRALAAGTAPEKVRGAGHVSAGVAQIADRTEDAVETLVKAMPGWLRQGLGAHVTVDGRHRVMRDPVGYAELLCGLHPVGTPELAAERLAVTAERTGITRFALLVEGSGDLVATEENVARLGTEVRPLLE
- a CDS encoding ABC transporter permease; the encoded protein is MTTPPAPQAPYQQPAPQQGYQQPPQGFYTSPIPLRPATLGDAIASEWTKIRSVRSTMWTLGVMTALLLVIGVLTAVAVSASDAQMNDTPVLSLGFFGVLLGTICVITLGVMTIASEYGTGMIRTTLTACPSRGRVLGAKALVFFLLTFVLTTVVTSVVALIQSSMLDAASPSGEEWLRATVGVGLYVATLGLLALAVGALIRHSAGAITLMIGLVLLPLVLALFMFADSLSTLREKMLEYSIPNQLSIFYDSSVTESGPSGWEPLWIILVVTAIAMGGAYLSMNQRDV
- the nucS gene encoding endonuclease NucS yields the protein MRLVIARCSVDYAGRLTAHLPSAPRLILVKADGSVSIHADDRAYKPLNWMSPPCTLKEGSGDAEGVWTVVNKAGEKLIITMEEILHDSSHELGVDPGLIKDGVEAHLQELLADRIETLGEGYTLIRREYFTAIGPVDILCRDADGRTVAVELKRRGDIDGVEQLTRYLELLNRDPHLAPVKGIFAAQEIKPQARVLATDRGIGCVVLDYDAMRGIEDDKLRLF
- a CDS encoding cellulose-binding protein, translated to MSDPSSPFGFELVRRGYDRGQVDDRITKLVADRDSALARITSLEKRIEELHLETQNAQAQVNDAEPSYAGLGARVEKILRLAEEEAKDLREEARRAAEQHRELAESAAQQVRNDAETFAAERKAKAEDDGVRIVDKAKGEATALRADAQKDAAQKREEADALFEETRAKAAQAAADFETNLAKRRDQSERDLASRQAKAEKRLAEIEHRAEQLRLEAEKLRTDAERRARQTVETAQRQSEDIVADANAKADRIRSESERELAALTNRRDSINAQLTNVREMLATLTGAAVAAAGTPADEEPASRGVPAQQTR
- a CDS encoding SCO5389 family protein; amino-acid sequence: MSLDVSPALLEQAERGEVDEADFVDCVRTSLPYAWEMISSLVAQLKVDGGEFADNQTPPPNEQARGQLLRALASDAIRGALQRHFGVRLAFQNCHRVAVFPLDASVDDRLAKFTSVRGQLLNQSPELRDC
- a CDS encoding ABC transporter permease subunit, yielding MASVPAVLTSEWTKIRTVSSTTWTLISAFLVTVAMGAALCAVMNAQFDDLSEAERLTFDPTFVSFSGMILGQLAMVVFGVLVVGTEYSSGMIRTSLAAVPQRATFLFSKMLVAGVLALVVGLVTSFVTFFLGQALLGDHGTDIGAENVLRAVVGGGLYMGLIALFSMGVAAMLRSSMLSLGILMPFFFLVSQILSAVPGAKKVAQYFPDQAGSKIMQVVPDAMNSDPAPYGPWAGLLIMVGWVAAAVLGGFLVLKKRDA
- a CDS encoding ATP/GTP-binding protein, with the translated sequence MSPRRNRPRGGESRNDSASESADRYGGGGRTEEWQGEEWSVRPVSGASAAGKRYRCPGCDQEIPSGVPHLVAWSEYGGVDDRRHWHKACWNAKDRRTTKVQRSRNAPRY
- the scy gene encoding polarized growth protein Scy; protein product: MRGYERQESHRAEEDHLSRFEAEMDRLRTDREKAVQHAEDLGYQVEVLRAKLHEARRSLAMRPAYDSADIGYQAEQLLRNAQIQAEQLRSDAERELRDARAQTQRILQEHAEHQARLQAELHNEAVQRRQQLDQELAERRQTVESHVNENVAWAEQLRTRTESQARRLMEESRAEAEQALAAARAEAARLAEETRQRVGSEAESARAEAESILMRARKDAERMLSAAAGQAQEATSHAEQLRQTTTAETEQTRQQTTELNRAAEQRMQEAETRLREARLEAEKVLAEAKEAAVKRLASAESQNEQRTRTAKTEIARLVGEATKESESLKAEAEQALADARAEAERLRAEAAEAARTAAAEDAAAQLAKAARSAEEILTKASEDAKAATRAAGEEAERIRREAEAEADRLRGEAAEQADQLKGAAKDDTKEYRAKTVELQEEARRLRGEAEQLRSEAVAEGERIRGEARREALQQIEEGAKTAEELLAKAKADAEELRGTATAEGERVRTEATERAAALRKQAEDALDRARAEAEQLRTEAEEQAEAARTAAEEAAAALREETELAVAARQSEAADELTRLKGEAETRLAAAEQALGEARTEAERIRREAGEESERLRAESAERLRTLQEQVEAEAQRLRDEAAADASQSRAEGEAVAVRLRTEAATEAERLRTEAQETADRLRSEAAAAAERVGTEAAEALAAAQEEANRRRREAEETLDAARSEANQERERAREQSEELLASARKRVEEAQAEARRLTGEAETRAAELVAAAEQTAQQVRDSVSGLQEQAEAEIAGLRSTAEHVAERTKSEAQEEADRLRADAHAERERAGEDASRIRQVAKEETDAAKAMAERTVSDAIAESERLRADTAEYSQRMRTEASDALASAEQDAARSRAEAREDANRMRSEAAAQADLLVSEATAEAERLRTDAERQAARTVDEAAGDAERMRAEASATVGSAQEHAARTREESERLRADAEAAAEQMRAEARQEADRLLDEAREAAAKRRADAAEQADQLIAKAQEEALRAATEAEEQADAMVGAARKEAVRITSEATVEGNGLVERARTDADELLVGARRDATQIRERAEELKTRAETEVQELHDRARRETAEQVKTVGERVDKLIKAATEQREEAAAKSKELLADANAEASKVRIAAVKRAESLLKEAEQKKASLVREAEKLRADAEAEAKRMVDEGRHELEVLVRRREDINTEISRVQDVLEALESFETPAAGGKGGASPAAGVKAGAAAGTRSSGKQSDG